The Arthrobacter sp. NicSoilC5 genome has a window encoding:
- a CDS encoding NAD(P)H-hydrate dehydratase, with translation MSGRGNSSGATLVAPSLLREWPLPAPGADKYSRGSVLVVGGARATPGAALLAGVSALRAGAGKLTLAVAESVAVQLGIAFPECGAIGLPETPGGSVKPELAPIETYLDRADTLLVGPGLDDPDLAGELLEALLEREAGRDGASDPDGTERPAVVLDAYALGALVQLEDQLDPWRGRLILTPNPTEASILLGRDVADLEKDLAEISARYGAVVSCQGLIARPPGPDPDEPELWKITTGYGGLGTSGSGDVLAGAIAGLRARGTTGAQAACWGTHLHAAAADRLASRLGPLGFLARELADELPALMLELSV, from the coding sequence GTGTCCGGCCGCGGTAACTCCTCCGGTGCCACACTGGTAGCGCCGTCACTCCTGCGCGAATGGCCGCTGCCGGCGCCGGGCGCGGACAAGTACTCTCGCGGGTCCGTGCTGGTGGTGGGCGGCGCCCGGGCCACTCCCGGTGCTGCGCTGCTGGCCGGAGTTTCGGCCCTGCGCGCCGGGGCCGGGAAGCTCACACTGGCGGTGGCGGAATCGGTGGCCGTGCAGTTGGGGATCGCCTTCCCGGAGTGCGGCGCCATTGGCCTGCCGGAAACTCCGGGGGGATCCGTCAAGCCGGAGCTGGCGCCGATAGAAACCTACCTGGACCGGGCGGACACCCTGCTGGTCGGGCCCGGGCTGGACGACCCCGACCTCGCCGGCGAACTGCTCGAGGCGCTGCTGGAACGCGAGGCAGGCCGTGACGGAGCCTCCGATCCGGACGGCACGGAACGGCCCGCCGTCGTCCTCGATGCCTACGCACTGGGCGCCCTGGTGCAGCTCGAGGATCAGCTGGACCCCTGGCGCGGCCGGCTGATCCTCACCCCGAACCCCACCGAAGCCAGCATCCTGCTGGGACGGGACGTGGCGGACCTCGAAAAGGACCTCGCCGAGATCTCCGCCCGGTACGGCGCCGTGGTCAGCTGCCAGGGACTGATCGCCCGGCCGCCCGGCCCGGACCCGGACGAACCCGAACTCTGGAAGATCACCACAGGCTACGGCGGCCTGGGGACCTCCGGCAGCGGCGACGTCCTGGCAGGGGCGATTGCCGGGCTCCGGGCCCGCGGAACCACCGGCGCCCAGGCGGCCTGCTGGGGTACCCACCTGCACGCGGCGGCAGCGGACCGGCTGGCCAGCAGGCTGGGGCCGCTGGGATTCCTGGCCCGCGAACTCGCCGATGAACTGCCCGCCCTGATGCTGGAGCTCAGCGTCTGA
- a CDS encoding Hsp20 family protein: MLMRTDPFRELDRLAQQVLGTAARPAAMPMDAWREDQEFVVAFDLPGVSVDSVDLDVERNVLTVRAERPDPAGKDIELVASERPRGVFSRQLILGDTLDTEHVKASYDAGVLTLRIPVAEKAKPRRIEIETKGAKQEIAA; the protein is encoded by the coding sequence ATGTTGATGCGAACCGATCCGTTCCGCGAGCTGGACAGGCTGGCCCAGCAGGTCCTCGGCACGGCTGCACGCCCGGCGGCGATGCCGATGGATGCATGGCGCGAGGACCAGGAATTCGTCGTGGCCTTCGATTTGCCCGGTGTTTCGGTGGACTCGGTGGACCTGGATGTTGAACGGAATGTCCTGACGGTGCGGGCCGAACGCCCGGACCCGGCGGGCAAGGACATCGAGCTGGTCGCCTCTGAACGGCCGCGCGGCGTCTTCAGCCGCCAGCTGATCCTTGGCGACACCCTGGACACCGAACATGTCAAGGCCAGCTACGACGCAGGTGTCCTGACGCTGCGCATCCCGGTCGCCGAAAAGGCCAAGCCGCGCAGGATCGAGATCGAAACGAAGGGGGCAAAGCAGGAAATCGCCGCTTAG
- a CDS encoding FAD-dependent monooxygenase — protein sequence MPPGQGTTADSDVLVVGAGPAGLTTALQAHAHGATVRVVDRRANRARPSRAMMLHARALEGLRPLGVTDELLNRADTTPEARIHLGRHVVEARLGHADLPDTAFPHLTLVRQADVEDVLCLALQARGIHVDWGVEFHGFEREPALASTQSLVRAELHPAGGLGRNLAEHHVSRFLAGCDGQSSTVRGLTGAQWRGGPYGVEAVMADLELDGSLDEGLLHVAVGAAGLVFLFALGEGATWRMLATRPAAPAPGARFGQLGPPVSAEEVARLVGESGLGGSGLGAAVSEVRWSAQIPLQHRIASTFGASPVFLAGDSAHAHSPAGGQGMNNGILDALNLGWKLGFASSAGTPLPELLDSYGQERRLAARRVLALTHVIFFGEASPHPVARLVRSALPVFAPVLPLLLRQRWLTSKGIRLLAQPFVNYRGSAISRDRMPGAGGWPRPGERLPDGPASVGGRVARLHDLTAVPGIHLLFERDAAPGTLGAGPAFPAGPGSPLVHVHRLTSHPGRGVVAVRPDGYVGYRCGEADPGELGSWLRLVGAAD from the coding sequence ATGCCACCCGGTCAAGGTACGACGGCGGACAGCGACGTCCTGGTGGTGGGCGCTGGTCCCGCCGGACTCACCACTGCCCTCCAGGCCCACGCCCACGGCGCAACAGTGCGGGTGGTGGACCGGCGCGCGAACAGGGCGCGTCCGTCCCGCGCCATGATGCTGCACGCCAGGGCGCTCGAGGGCCTGCGCCCGCTGGGGGTGACCGATGAGCTGCTCAACCGCGCCGACACCACTCCCGAGGCACGCATCCACCTGGGCCGGCACGTTGTCGAAGCCCGGCTGGGCCACGCGGACCTCCCGGACACGGCCTTCCCACACCTCACCCTGGTCCGGCAGGCCGACGTCGAGGACGTCCTCTGCCTGGCGCTTCAGGCCCGGGGGATCCACGTGGACTGGGGCGTGGAGTTCCACGGGTTCGAGCGGGAGCCAGCCCTGGCGTCCACGCAAAGCCTGGTGCGCGCGGAGCTGCATCCCGCCGGCGGCCTGGGGCGCAACCTGGCGGAGCACCACGTGTCCCGGTTCCTGGCCGGCTGCGACGGGCAGTCCAGCACTGTCCGGGGCCTGACCGGTGCGCAGTGGCGCGGGGGCCCGTACGGAGTGGAAGCGGTCATGGCCGACCTTGAACTTGATGGCTCCCTCGACGAGGGGTTGCTGCACGTGGCCGTCGGCGCCGCCGGGCTGGTCTTCCTGTTCGCGCTGGGCGAGGGTGCCACCTGGCGAATGCTGGCAACCCGTCCGGCAGCCCCGGCGCCGGGAGCCCGGTTCGGCCAGCTGGGTCCGCCCGTTTCCGCAGAGGAGGTGGCCCGGCTGGTGGGGGAATCGGGACTGGGTGGATCCGGCCTGGGTGCTGCGGTCAGCGAGGTGCGCTGGTCGGCGCAGATTCCGCTGCAGCACCGGATTGCCAGCACCTTCGGCGCCAGTCCTGTCTTCCTGGCCGGTGATTCCGCGCACGCCCACTCACCCGCCGGCGGCCAGGGCATGAACAACGGCATCCTGGATGCCCTCAACCTCGGCTGGAAGCTGGGCTTCGCCTCGTCCGCGGGTACGCCGCTTCCGGAACTGCTGGACAGCTACGGGCAGGAGCGGCGGCTGGCGGCCCGGCGCGTACTGGCGCTGACGCACGTGATCTTCTTCGGCGAAGCCTCGCCGCATCCGGTGGCCCGGCTGGTCCGGAGCGCCCTGCCCGTCTTCGCGCCGGTGCTGCCGCTGCTGCTGCGCCAGCGGTGGCTCACTTCCAAGGGCATCAGGTTGCTGGCCCAGCCGTTCGTGAACTACCGCGGCAGTGCGATATCACGAGACCGTATGCCCGGGGCCGGCGGATGGCCGAGGCCTGGGGAGCGGCTGCCGGACGGGCCCGCTTCCGTGGGCGGACGGGTGGCCCGTCTTCACGACCTGACCGCAGTGCCGGGCATCCACCTGTTGTTCGAGCGCGACGCCGCGCCGGGCACACTGGGTGCCGGGCCCGCTTTCCCTGCGGGTCCCGGTTCGCCACTGGTCCACGTCCACCGGCTCACCAGCCACCCCGGGCGGGGCGTGGTGGCGGTCCGCCCGGACGGGTACGTCGGCTACCGCTGCGGTGAGGCCGACCCTGGCGAGCTTGGGTCGTGGCTGCGGCTGGTGGGTGCCGCGGACTGA
- a CDS encoding S9 family peptidase, translating to MTSTSLQDSTGTAIPAPPVAKKIPTERTHHGETFVDNYEWLRDKESPEVVEHLRAENAYQEAVTAHQEPLREAIFQEIKGRTQETDLSVPHRKDGWWYFSRSAEGKEYGIHCRVKAQDTGGKVADWTPPAVEAGVGIPGEEILLDGNVEAEGKPFFSVGGTAVTIDGNLYAYAVDNSGDERFTLRIKDLRTGELLPDVIENIFYGVAFSPDGTRLFYTVVDESWRPYQVKAHVLGTPVSDDVVVYQEDDAAMWLGFELSADRRYLVLGIGCSEYSETRLLRFDDPTAAVTTVISRNERVLYEAEPFLLDGQEKILLTHNRGAINSMVSLADPAELEKPLAEQTWQTVIGHSDDVRVNGAGVTATHLIVSIRKDTIERVQVMGLPGLGTPAQQAPVEPAFDEELYTAGVGGSDYEAPVIRLGYTSYFTPSRIYDFVLPTPEQPAGELLLRKESPVLGGYDGSDYVATREWATAGDGTRIPLSVLRHKSVKQDSTAAGLVYGYGSYEMSMDPGFGIARLSLLDRGVVFVIAHIRGGGELGRHWYEDGKKLTKKNTFTDFVDATDWLANSGWVDPARIAALGGSAGGLLMGAIANMAPEKYAAIVAQVPFVDPLTSILDPDLPLSALEWEEWGNPITDPQAYAYMKSYSPYENVREVAYPRIAAVTSFNDTRVLYVEPAKWVQELRNKTTGSQPVVMKIEMDGGHGGASGRYVQWRERAWDYAFIADALGATELIPGAGPR from the coding sequence ATGACCTCCACTTCCCTGCAGGATTCCACCGGTACTGCGATCCCGGCGCCCCCGGTTGCCAAGAAGATCCCCACCGAGCGCACCCACCACGGGGAGACGTTCGTGGACAACTACGAGTGGCTGCGGGACAAGGAGTCGCCGGAGGTAGTGGAGCATCTCCGGGCCGAAAACGCCTACCAGGAAGCCGTCACGGCGCACCAGGAACCGCTCCGCGAGGCCATCTTCCAGGAGATCAAGGGCCGCACCCAGGAAACCGACCTGTCCGTCCCGCACCGCAAGGACGGCTGGTGGTACTTCAGCCGTTCCGCGGAGGGCAAGGAGTACGGCATCCACTGCCGGGTGAAGGCGCAGGACACCGGAGGCAAAGTGGCCGACTGGACTCCGCCGGCAGTGGAGGCAGGGGTAGGGATTCCCGGCGAAGAGATCCTCCTCGATGGCAACGTGGAGGCCGAGGGCAAGCCGTTCTTCTCCGTGGGCGGTACCGCCGTCACCATTGACGGCAACCTGTACGCCTACGCGGTGGACAACTCCGGCGATGAGCGGTTCACCTTACGGATCAAGGACCTCCGCACCGGCGAACTGCTGCCGGATGTCATCGAGAACATCTTCTACGGGGTTGCCTTCTCCCCGGACGGCACCCGCCTGTTCTACACCGTGGTGGACGAGTCCTGGCGCCCCTACCAGGTGAAGGCGCACGTCCTGGGCACCCCGGTGTCCGACGACGTGGTGGTGTACCAGGAGGACGACGCCGCCATGTGGCTGGGCTTCGAGCTGTCCGCGGACCGCCGCTACCTGGTGCTGGGCATCGGCTGCTCGGAGTACAGCGAAACCCGGCTGCTGCGTTTCGACGATCCCACTGCCGCCGTCACCACTGTCATTTCGCGCAACGAACGCGTCCTGTACGAGGCCGAGCCCTTCCTGCTCGACGGGCAGGAAAAGATCCTGCTCACGCACAACCGCGGCGCCATCAACTCCATGGTCTCCCTGGCTGACCCCGCCGAGCTGGAAAAGCCGCTGGCCGAACAGACCTGGCAGACCGTCATCGGGCATTCCGATGACGTCCGCGTCAACGGCGCGGGCGTCACCGCCACGCACCTGATCGTGTCTATCCGCAAGGACACCATCGAACGCGTCCAGGTGATGGGGCTGCCCGGCCTGGGCACCCCCGCCCAGCAGGCACCGGTGGAACCGGCCTTCGACGAGGAGCTCTACACTGCGGGCGTCGGCGGCTCGGACTACGAAGCCCCCGTGATCCGGCTGGGCTACACGTCCTACTTCACGCCGTCGCGCATCTACGACTTCGTGCTTCCCACGCCGGAGCAGCCGGCCGGCGAGCTGCTGCTGCGCAAGGAAAGCCCGGTGCTGGGTGGTTACGACGGCAGCGACTACGTGGCCACCCGGGAGTGGGCCACTGCCGGCGACGGCACGCGGATCCCGCTGTCGGTGCTGCGGCACAAGTCCGTCAAGCAGGATTCGACGGCGGCGGGCCTGGTGTACGGGTACGGCTCCTACGAGATGAGCATGGATCCAGGCTTCGGCATCGCACGGCTGTCGCTGCTGGACCGCGGCGTGGTGTTCGTGATCGCCCACATCCGCGGCGGCGGGGAACTGGGCCGGCACTGGTACGAGGACGGCAAGAAGCTCACCAAGAAGAACACCTTCACCGACTTCGTGGACGCCACCGACTGGCTGGCAAACTCCGGCTGGGTGGACCCTGCACGGATCGCGGCGCTGGGCGGCTCGGCCGGCGGCCTGCTGATGGGCGCCATCGCCAACATGGCGCCGGAGAAGTATGCGGCGATCGTGGCGCAGGTGCCGTTCGTGGATCCGCTCACCAGCATCCTGGATCCCGACCTGCCGCTGTCCGCGCTGGAGTGGGAGGAATGGGGCAACCCCATCACGGATCCGCAGGCCTACGCCTACATGAAGTCCTACTCGCCCTACGAGAACGTGCGGGAGGTGGCCTATCCCAGGATCGCCGCCGTGACGTCCTTCAACGACACCCGCGTCCTTTACGTCGAGCCGGCCAAATGGGTGCAGGAGCTGCGGAACAAGACCACGGGGTCCCAGCCGGTTGTCATGAAGATCGAGATGGATGGCGGCCACGGCGGCGCGTCCGGCCGCTATGTGCAGTGGCGTGAGCGGGCCTGGGACTACGCGTTCATCGCCGATGCCCTGGGTGCCACCGAGCTGATTCCCGGGGCCGGCCCCAGGTAG
- a CDS encoding SRPBCC family protein — protein MPVVEERVVIARPPQEVFDFLSNFDNVAVYDSSVTSSERVGEGPVGVGTHGRGTSKVMGRHFDWTVEVKEFDPPRRMVSKSVEGKLDFTVTFTLEPADGGTRVTQRIDAASGLGGIFGKLADPLVERAQGRTVRANLETLAEWMAEHPQP, from the coding sequence GTGCCTGTTGTAGAAGAAAGGGTCGTCATTGCCCGGCCACCGCAGGAGGTCTTCGATTTCCTGTCGAACTTCGACAATGTCGCTGTCTACGATTCCTCGGTGACCTCGTCGGAACGGGTCGGCGAAGGGCCCGTGGGAGTGGGCACCCACGGCCGGGGAACCAGCAAAGTCATGGGACGGCACTTCGACTGGACCGTTGAGGTCAAGGAGTTTGATCCGCCCCGGCGCATGGTGTCCAAATCGGTGGAAGGGAAGCTGGACTTCACGGTGACGTTCACCCTGGAGCCTGCCGACGGCGGGACGCGCGTCACCCAGCGGATCGATGCCGCGTCCGGCCTCGGGGGCATCTTCGGCAAGCTGGCCGACCCGCTGGTGGAGAGGGCCCAGGGCCGGACTGTCCGGGCCAACCTCGAAACCCTGGCGGAATGGATGGCCGAACACCCGCAGCCCTGA
- a CDS encoding DUF2945 domain-containing protein — MSLSKGTHVEWNTSQGKTHGRIVEKKTSDFELDGNTHRASEDEPQYVVESDKTGARAAHKASALTEKK, encoded by the coding sequence ATGTCGCTGAGCAAGGGAACGCATGTGGAGTGGAACACTTCACAGGGCAAGACGCACGGCAGGATTGTCGAAAAGAAAACCAGCGACTTCGAGCTCGACGGCAACACGCACCGCGCCAGCGAGGATGAGCCGCAGTACGTGGTCGAATCGGACAAGACGGGCGCCCGGGCAGCGCACAAGGCATCTGCGCTGACCGAGAAGAAGTAG
- a CDS encoding FAD/NAD(P)-binding oxidoreductase, with product MAAQHEVVIIGGGNAGISLAARLQRYGVKDVAVIEPRDHHLYQPLFSHIAGGRAQAQEAIRPQQSVIPQGVTWIRDAAVGVDAMANTVSLESGARVAYGQLVVCPGLQYDWDAVPGLAEAVHSPHGASHYEFDLAPKAWTLLSAMTSGTAVFTMPAGPIKCGGAAQKPMYLACDYWREQGVLDKIRVVMVQPYPTVFGVPEVDRELDRKIAEYGIELRTNSELVAVSPAGRRATIRDHAAHTTEDLTYDVLNAVPPQSAPDWLKATDLPAPGDAGGFVEVDRQTLRHLRYPNVWSLGDAAGTTNSKSGGALRKQTKVLAKNLVAARKGKPLRARYNGYSVCPFTVSRDTVVFAEFDDRYRPMPTIPRVPTWNESKLSWVVDRDLFPKIYWNLILKGRA from the coding sequence GTGGCTGCCCAGCACGAGGTAGTGATCATCGGCGGCGGCAATGCCGGCATCTCCCTGGCGGCGCGGCTGCAGCGCTACGGCGTCAAGGACGTGGCCGTGATCGAACCCCGGGACCACCACCTCTACCAGCCACTCTTCTCGCACATTGCCGGCGGCCGGGCGCAGGCCCAGGAGGCCATCCGGCCGCAGCAATCCGTCATCCCCCAGGGCGTCACCTGGATCCGGGATGCCGCCGTCGGGGTGGACGCGATGGCCAACACCGTCAGCCTGGAATCAGGGGCCCGGGTGGCTTACGGGCAACTGGTGGTGTGCCCGGGACTGCAGTATGACTGGGACGCGGTGCCGGGGCTGGCCGAGGCCGTGCATTCGCCGCACGGCGCATCCCATTACGAGTTCGACCTTGCTCCCAAGGCTTGGACGCTGCTCAGCGCCATGACCTCCGGGACAGCTGTCTTCACCATGCCGGCGGGGCCCATCAAATGCGGCGGCGCCGCCCAGAAACCCATGTACCTGGCCTGCGACTACTGGCGGGAACAGGGGGTCCTGGACAAGATCAGGGTGGTGATGGTGCAGCCCTACCCCACCGTGTTCGGGGTACCGGAGGTGGACCGGGAACTGGACCGCAAGATCGCCGAGTACGGGATCGAGCTGCGGACCAACAGTGAGCTGGTGGCGGTAAGCCCGGCCGGCCGGCGCGCCACCATCCGGGACCACGCCGCGCACACCACGGAGGACCTGACGTACGACGTCCTCAACGCCGTCCCGCCGCAGTCGGCCCCGGACTGGCTCAAGGCCACGGACCTGCCGGCTCCCGGGGACGCGGGCGGCTTCGTGGAGGTGGACCGGCAGACGCTGCGGCATCTCCGGTACCCCAACGTATGGTCCCTGGGCGACGCCGCGGGTACCACCAATTCCAAGTCCGGCGGGGCGCTGCGCAAGCAGACCAAGGTGCTGGCGAAGAACCTGGTGGCGGCCCGCAAGGGCAAACCGCTGCGTGCCAGGTACAACGGCTACTCGGTGTGCCCGTTCACCGTGTCACGGGACACCGTGGTGTTCGCCGAATTCGATGACCGCTACCGGCCCATGCCCACCATCCCGCGGGTACCCACCTGGAACGAAAGCAAGCTGTCCTGGGTGGTGGACCGGGACCTGTTCCCCAAGATCTACTGGAACCTGATCCTCAAGGGCCGGGCGTAG
- a CDS encoding GNAT family protein encodes MPEIHLPIRTGRLVLRRFDGGDLDAFHAYHSLPETARFLPGPAKTFTQSMERVGRYANFVFEKEGDWVALAIEAADAPGLLGEVVLKWLPGRGQAEVGWTLAPAARGRGYGTEAANALLRLGFEELGLHRIEARLDELNGASASLCDRLGMRLEARHIDKWHYKGQWATELVYAILADEWRIGSRS; translated from the coding sequence ATGCCGGAGATCCACCTGCCCATCCGCACCGGGCGCCTTGTCCTGCGCCGGTTCGATGGCGGCGACCTGGACGCCTTCCACGCCTACCACTCGCTGCCGGAGACCGCCCGGTTCCTCCCCGGCCCCGCCAAGACGTTCACCCAATCCATGGAGCGGGTGGGCCGGTACGCCAACTTTGTCTTCGAAAAGGAAGGCGACTGGGTTGCGCTAGCCATCGAGGCAGCTGACGCGCCGGGCCTGCTGGGCGAGGTGGTGCTCAAATGGCTCCCGGGCCGGGGGCAGGCCGAAGTGGGATGGACGCTGGCGCCCGCGGCCCGCGGCAGGGGCTACGGCACCGAGGCGGCCAATGCGCTGCTGCGGCTGGGCTTCGAGGAACTGGGCCTGCACCGGATCGAGGCCCGGCTCGACGAGCTCAACGGCGCGTCCGCGTCGCTGTGCGACCGGCTGGGCATGCGGCTGGAGGCGCGGCACATCGACAAATGGCACTACAAGGGACAGTGGGCCACCGAACTGGTCTACGCCATCCTTGCCGATGAGTGGCGGATCGGTTCACGCAGCTAG
- a CDS encoding acetate kinase, translating into MLVLVINSGSSSLKYQVRDVAAGTVLTEGLIEKIGMGNGGGGDGEIEGPRDHAEALEQVDAAIHRELGGLELAAVGHRVVHGGERFAEPVLVDNEITRAIERLNPLAPLHNPANVLGIRAITKKWPKMPQVAVFDTAFHRTLPEHAWRYAVPDELYTNHGIRRYGFHGTSHEYVARRSAVLLDLPIEEFDGVIAHLGNGASVTAIRGGRSVDTSMGFTPLEGLVMGTRSGDLDPSILVFLGRAGWSPEDIDTMLNRESGLKGLAGNNDMRSVVEASESGDEKARMALAVASYRLAKYIGGYHVAVGGAKALVFTAGIGENSQQFRAHVADRLGALGIELDAGLNARRSKEPRVISTPSSAIPVLVVPTDEERAIAEATAAVVGSGS; encoded by the coding sequence ATGCTCGTGCTCGTCATCAACTCCGGTTCGTCGTCGTTGAAGTACCAGGTCCGGGACGTGGCCGCCGGGACGGTGCTCACCGAGGGACTGATCGAGAAGATCGGCATGGGCAACGGCGGCGGCGGGGACGGCGAGATTGAGGGCCCGCGGGACCATGCGGAGGCGCTGGAACAGGTGGACGCCGCCATCCACCGCGAACTGGGCGGCCTCGAGCTGGCGGCGGTGGGCCACCGCGTGGTCCACGGCGGCGAGCGGTTTGCTGAACCCGTCCTGGTGGACAACGAGATCACCCGCGCCATCGAGCGGCTCAACCCGCTGGCGCCGCTGCACAATCCGGCCAACGTGCTGGGCATCAGGGCCATCACCAAGAAATGGCCCAAGATGCCGCAGGTGGCTGTGTTCGACACCGCCTTCCACCGCACCCTGCCCGAGCACGCCTGGCGCTACGCCGTCCCGGACGAGCTCTACACCAACCACGGCATCCGCCGGTACGGCTTCCACGGCACCTCGCACGAGTACGTCGCGCGCCGGTCGGCGGTGCTGCTGGACCTTCCCATCGAGGAGTTCGACGGCGTCATCGCCCACCTGGGCAACGGCGCCTCGGTGACGGCCATCCGCGGCGGACGCTCTGTGGACACCTCCATGGGCTTCACTCCGCTCGAGGGCCTGGTGATGGGCACCCGCTCCGGCGACCTGGACCCCTCCATCCTGGTGTTCCTGGGCCGGGCCGGGTGGTCGCCGGAGGACATCGACACCATGCTGAACCGGGAATCGGGGCTGAAGGGCCTGGCCGGCAATAATGACATGCGCTCCGTGGTGGAGGCCTCCGAGTCCGGCGATGAGAAGGCCAGGATGGCACTCGCGGTGGCGTCCTACCGGCTGGCCAAGTACATCGGCGGCTACCACGTTGCCGTCGGCGGCGCCAAGGCACTGGTATTCACCGCCGGGATCGGCGAGAACTCGCAGCAGTTCCGGGCACACGTGGCGGACCGGCTGGGCGCCTTGGGAATCGAGCTCGACGCCGGCCTGAACGCCCGCCGGTCCAAGGAACCGCGCGTCATTTCCACGCCGTCCTCCGCGATCCCCGTCCTGGTGGTTCCCACTGACGAGGAGCGTGCCATCGCGGAGGCGACTGCCGCCGTCGTAGGTTCCGGCAGCTAG
- a CDS encoding VOC family protein: MPGTAISTAFIPVRNPESAAGWYSRTLGLTIAEANTFSAVLNGEGKASVTLMGPDSGIKAEPGLAWATCNFLVDDLEGTRARLAEDGVPVGPVGGSPDVCRFFTAEDPDGNTLLLTDR; encoded by the coding sequence ATGCCTGGTACAGCCATCTCCACAGCGTTCATCCCCGTCCGGAACCCCGAATCAGCGGCCGGTTGGTACAGCCGCACGCTGGGCCTCACTATCGCAGAGGCCAACACCTTTTCCGCCGTGCTGAACGGGGAAGGAAAGGCATCGGTGACCCTGATGGGCCCGGACAGCGGCATCAAGGCCGAGCCCGGCCTGGCGTGGGCAACCTGCAACTTCCTGGTCGATGACCTGGAGGGAACGCGCGCAAGGCTTGCGGAAGACGGTGTCCCGGTGGGTCCCGTTGGGGGTTCCCCGGACGTCTGCCGCTTCTTCACCGCGGAGGACCCGGACGGCAACACGCTGCTGCTGACTGACCGTTAG
- a CDS encoding fumarylacetoacetate hydrolase family protein gives MSPTPAAVRSVLPEDADAALLIGRVWDGETGGPRVVAVSGGTVFDLHRLATTVSGLLELPDPAAAVRAALQDPNLADPRWATADVVNASLAGDGRTVDATETRLLAPIDLQVIKACGVTFVDSMIERVIEERCAGDAARAAEVRELVGRALGGSLADLRPGSAEAAEAKRVLIAEGLWSQYLEVGIGPDPEVFTKAPVLSSVGLGAEIGIPSFSSWNNPEPELVLIATSGGRVVGATLGNDVNLRDVEGRSALLLGKAKDNNASSALGPFIRLFDRNFTLDTLRDEEILLRVDGPEGYLLEGRNSVSRISRPFEELVAATYGKHHQYPDGFALFTGTLFAPTQDRDEPGQGFTHKHGDTVTIRSRHLGALVNRVGPCEELPAWTFGLRQLFDYLAKQGQELGQGAGLAR, from the coding sequence GTGAGTCCGACACCGGCGGCAGTCCGTTCCGTGCTACCCGAGGACGCCGACGCCGCGCTGCTCATCGGCCGGGTCTGGGATGGTGAAACGGGCGGTCCGCGCGTGGTGGCCGTCAGCGGAGGGACCGTCTTCGACCTGCACCGCCTGGCCACCACGGTCTCCGGCCTGCTCGAACTGCCGGACCCCGCCGCCGCCGTCCGCGCGGCCCTGCAGGACCCAAACCTGGCCGACCCCCGCTGGGCGACGGCCGACGTCGTCAATGCCTCCCTGGCCGGGGACGGCAGGACGGTGGACGCCACAGAAACCAGGCTCCTGGCACCCATCGACCTCCAGGTCATCAAGGCCTGCGGCGTCACGTTCGTGGACAGCATGATCGAACGGGTCATCGAGGAACGCTGCGCGGGCGACGCCGCACGTGCTGCTGAAGTGCGTGAGCTGGTGGGCCGGGCCCTGGGCGGAAGCCTGGCCGACCTGCGGCCCGGATCGGCGGAGGCGGCCGAAGCCAAGCGGGTCCTCATTGCCGAAGGGCTGTGGTCGCAGTACCTGGAGGTGGGGATCGGTCCGGACCCGGAGGTCTTCACCAAGGCGCCGGTCCTGTCATCAGTGGGACTGGGGGCGGAGATCGGCATCCCGTCGTTTTCGTCCTGGAACAACCCGGAGCCGGAGCTGGTGCTCATTGCCACGTCCGGCGGGCGCGTGGTGGGCGCGACGCTGGGTAACGACGTGAACCTGCGCGATGTGGAAGGCAGGAGCGCCCTGCTGCTGGGCAAGGCAAAGGACAACAACGCCTCCAGCGCCCTGGGGCCGTTCATCCGGCTGTTCGACCGGAATTTCACCCTGGACACGCTGCGCGATGAGGAGATCCTGCTCCGCGTGGACGGCCCGGAGGGGTACCTGCTGGAGGGGCGGAACAGTGTGTCCCGGATCAGCAGGCCCTTCGAGGAACTCGTGGCCGCCACCTACGGGAAGCACCACCAGTATCCGGACGGCTTCGCGCTGTTCACGGGGACCCTCTTTGCGCCCACGCAGGACCGGGACGAACCGGGCCAGGGCTTCACCCACAAGCACGGCGACACCGTCACCATCCGCAGCCGCCACCTCGGTGCCCTGGTCAACCGGGTGGGCCCGTGCGAGGAACTCCCGGCCTGGACGTTTGGCCTCCGCCAGCTTTTCGACTACCTGGCGAAGCAGGGCCAGGAGCTAGGGCAGGGCGCAGGCCTGGCCCGTTAG